One genomic region from Scomber scombrus chromosome 19, fScoSco1.1, whole genome shotgun sequence encodes:
- the LOC134001016 gene encoding amino acid transporter heavy chain SLC3A2-like has protein sequence MNPQETSVELKDAAQTKEAEQKDAETKEAETKDAELKDAEQKDAEPKDAEPKDAEPKDADATEADVSEADLDQEEQEKQPMTGGEERAADGSSAGGEAEKNGSVKLKIPDEEEDEEEEEEEAEGKEGKEDVKFTGLSKAELLRVAGTPGWVRTRWALLVVFWLGWLGMLGGAVLIILQAPRCRDLPSISWWNEGPLYQIGNIQAFTDTHNLKGVEQKMDSLSKLKVKALVVGPIHVAPADEPMNLRFEEVSSEAGNLEQFKSLVLAAHKKGIYVVLDLTPNYQGSSGPWFSNISVTNVAERLKSALVFWLNEGGVDGVQLSGVERVASVVPSLWADIRAIVQNETSELPGKRVLIGVTDRSSADDVSDLLSSTGVDLLISRVLRPGNTDAMESSQSVQHLYSSHNQTKLVFSLGSRTNGHLASLVGPALVKLHQLLLLTLPGTPVFNYGDEIGLMDEDNKFPKMLWDSGEKPNGTLQEELEQRLSCHRFFRSVSELRGKERSLLFGDFVVLFNSSSSLAYLRVWDQSERYVAAFNWAEEAALLELRDAALPQQAEVVVSTNSSVLPSQSSVELTNLRLGPGQAALLKFPYTG, from the exons ATGAACCCGCAGGAGACGAGCGTGGAGCTGAAGGATGCTGCACAGACCAAAGAGGCTGAGCAGAAAGATGCTGAGACCAAAGAGGCTGAGACGAAGGATGCTGAGCTGAAGGATGCTGAGCAGAAAGATGCTGAGCCGAAAGATGCTGAGCCGAAAGATGCTGAGCCGAAGGATGCTGATGCGACGGAGGCCGATGTGAGTGAGGCGGACCTGGaccaggaggagcaggagaagcAGCCGATGACCGGAGGAGAGGAGCGCGCGGCCGACGGCTCctctgcgggcggagaggcggaGAAGAACGGCTCCGTGAAGCTGAAGATCCCggacgaggaggaggatgaggaggaggaggaggaggaggcggaggggaaggaggggaaggaggacgTGAAGTTCACCGGGTTGAGCAAGGCGGAGCTGCTGCGCGTGGCCGGGACTCCGGG CTGGGTTCGGACCCGCTGGGCGCTGTTGGTGGTGTTCTGGCTCGGCTGGTTGGGGATGTTGGGAGGAGCCGTGCTCATCATCCTGCAGGCTCCTCGCTGCAGAGACCTTCCCTCCATCAGCTGGTGGAACGAAGGACCGCTGTACCAGATAGGAAACATCCAGGCGTTCACCGACACTCACAACCTGAAGG gCGTGGAGCAGAAGATGGACAGTTTGTCGAAGCTGAAGGTGAAAGCTTTGGTAGTCGGACCGATCCACGTCGCTCCGGCAGACGAACCGATGAATCTGAGGTTCGAGGAGGTTTCCTCTGAAGCCGGAAACCTGGAGCAGTTTAAAAGCCTCGTCCTGGCTGCTCACAAGAAGG GTATTTATGTGGTTCTGGATCTGACTCCAAACTACCAGGGATCATCTGGCCCCTGGTTCTCCAACATCAGTGTGACCAACGTGGCTGAGAGACTCAAG TCTGCTCTGGTGTTCTGGCTGAATGAAGGCGGTGTGGACGGAGTGCAGCTGTCGGGGGTCGAGCGTGTCGCCAGCGTGGTGCCGTCTCTGTGGGCCGATATCCGAGCCATCGTCCAGAACGAGACGAGCGAACTTCCCGGCAAAAG AGTGCTGATCGGAGTCACAGATCGATCTTCAGCTGATGATGTGTCggacctcctctcctctaccgGAGTCGACCTGCTGATCTCCAGAGTCCTTCGCCCCGGAAACACAGACGCCATGGAGTCCTCTCAGTCCGTCCAGCACTTGTATTCATCCCACAACCAGACCAAGCTAGTCTTTAGCCTGGGGAGCCGGACCAATGGCCACCTGGCGTCGCTGGTGGGCCCGGCCCTGGTGAAGCtccaccagctgctgctgctgacgcTTCCCGGGACGCCGGTCTTCAACTACGGAGACGAGATCGGCCTGATGGACGAG GACAACAAGTTTCCCAAGATGCTTTGGGACTCTGGTGAGAAGCCGAATGGGACTCTGCAG gaggagctggagcagCGTCTGTCCTGTCACAGGTTTTTCCGCAGTGTGAGCGAGCTGCGAGGTAAAGAGCGCTCGCTGCTGTTCGGAGACTTCGTCGTCCTCTTCAACTCGTCGTCCTCTCTGGCGTACCTGCGTGTCTGGGATCAGAGCGAGCGTTACGTGGCCGCCTTTAACTGGGCAGAAGAGGCGGCGCTGCTGGAGCTGAGGGATGCAGCGCTGCCTCAGCAGGCCGAGGTGGTCGTCAGCACCAACAGCAGCGTCCTGCCCTCACAAAGCAGCGTGGAGCTGACAAACCTGCGGCTCGGCCCCGGACAGGCCGCGCTCCTCAAGTTTCCCTACACAGGATAG
- the LOC134001213 gene encoding NACHT, LRR and PYD domains-containing protein 12-like: MAKLDLLNILDDLKDDEFKNFKWCLMDEKVGDIKPIKKKDLSKAETRDVVDLMVQKYGFAGAVEVMKSVLKKINRNDLVEELSNIGSGAEDGDQQNVRDGHRIYLRVKCQQVTAVNDNAERPLLNDIYTEVNITRGRCKEVNAQHEVWQLERASKMETQDSPIKCQDIFKVLPNQKKHIIRVVLMIGVAGVGKTFTVQKFTLDWAEGSKNQHISQLILLPFKELNPIKDEQYSLLMLIHKFYPTLQLTAEKLAVCKVLFIFDGLDESRLSMDFNNSEVVSDVTQKSSVSVLLTNLIRGKLLPSALIWITSLPAAADQIPSTFVNRVTEVRGFTDAQKEEYFRRRYSDGKKSSRIISHIKTSRSLHIMCHIPVFCWITATVLDHMLTTHQRGELPKTLTDMYSHFLLFQTKRKKNKYDEGRETRKLLLKLGRLAFEQLEKGNMFYQEDLKQCGLGVTEASVLSGVCTEIFRKEQGCDKAIVYSFVHLSVQEFLAAVHMYHCYTNGKAGVLKDFLGESNPSLDVFLMRAMEKSLRSENGHLDLFVRFLHGLSLESNQSLLGDLLGQTDNSPETIQRVINNLKEMNSEDVSPDRSINIFHCLMEMNDRSVHQEIQEFLKSKNRSEKELSEIHCSALAYMLQMSEEVLDELDLKKYNTSDEGRRRLIPAVRNCRKAELSDCKLSETHCEVLVSALKSNPHLTHLDLSKNKLSDSAVKRLSAGLESPDCRLKTLILEHCSLSETSCDDLVSALKSNPSHLRELDLSGNNLYDSGVKVLSARLESPNCRLETLRLWDCSLSETSCASLVSALKSNPSHLRDLDLSENNLSDSGVKVLSAGLESPNCRLETLRLFRCSLSEISCAPLASVLKSNSSHLRELDLGKNNLKDSAVKHLSSGLESPNCKLETLRLISCNLSEISCDYLTSALKSNSSHLRELDLSGNNLKESDVKQLIDLQESPDCRLETLRWED; the protein is encoded by the exons ATGGCGAAGTTGGACCTCCTCAACATTCTGGATGATTTAAAAGACGACGAATTTAAGAACTTCAAGTGGTGCCTGATGGATGAAAAGGTGGGTGACATCAAACCCATCAAAAAGAAGGATCTGTCAAAGGCAGAGACGCGGGATGTGGTGGATCTGATGGTGCAGAAATATGGATTTGCTGGAGCTGTGGAGGTGATGAAGAGCGTTTTAAAGAAGATCAACAGGAATGATCTGGTGGAGGAGTTGTCAAACATCGGCTCAGGAGCAGAAG ATGGTGATCAGCAGAATGTCCGTGATGGACATAGGATCTATCTGAGGGTGAAATGTCAACAAGTGACTGCAGTCAATGATAATGCAGAAAGACCCCTCCTCAATGATATCTACACTGAGGTCAACATCACACGGGGAAGGTGTAAAGAGGTTAATGCCCAACATGAAGTGTGGCAGCTTGAGAGAGCTTCCAAGATGGAGACTCAGGACTCCCCAATCAAGTGTCAGGATATCTTCAAAGTCTTACCCAACCAAAAGAAACACATCATCAGAGTCGTTCTGATGATCGGCGTCGCtggcgttggaaaaaccttTACGgtgcagaagttcactctggactgggcagaGGGCTCCAAAAACCAAcatatcagtcagctgattcTGCTTCCATTCAAGGAACTGAACCCaatcaaagatgagcagtacagtctgctcatgTTGATCCATAAattctatccaacattacagctcacagcagagaagctcgctgtctgcaaagttctgttcatctttgacggcctggatgaaagcaggcTTTCAAtggatttcaacaacagtgaggtcgtgtctgatgtcacacagaagtcatcagtcagcgtgctgttgacaaacctcatcagggggaagcTGCTTCCCTCGGCTCTCATCTGGATAACTTCCCTACCTGCAGCAGCTGATCAGATCCCTTCAACATTTGTTAacagggtaacagaagtacgaggcttcactgatgcccagaaggaggagtacttcaggaggagataCAGTGATGGAAAGAAGTCCAGcagaatcatctcacacatcaagacatccaggagcctccacatcatgtgtcacatcccagtcttctgctggatcactgctacagttctggaccacatgttgactacacaccagagaggagagctgcccaagaccctgactgacatgtactcacacttcctgctgtttcagacaaagaggaagaagaacaagtatgatgaggGACGTGAGACGAG GaaacttcttctgaagctggggaggctggcgtttgaacaactgGAAAAAGGAAACATGTTTTACCAAGAAGACCTGAAGCAGTGTGGTCTTGGTGTCACAGAGGCCTCGGTGTTATCAGGGGTTTGTACAGAGATCTTCAGAAAAGAACAGGGGTGCGACAAGGCTAtagtctacagctttgttcatctgagcgttcaggagtttctggctgcagtccacatgtaccactgttacaccaatGGGAAGGCAGGGGTACTGAAGGACTTCCTGGGAGAATCAA ACCCATCTCTGGATGTCTTCCTGATGAGAGCCATGGAGAAATCTCTCAGGAGtgaaaatggccacctggacctgtttgtccgcttccttcatggcctctctctggagtccaaccagagtctcttaggagacctgctgggtcagacagacaacagtccagaaaccatccagagagtcatcaacaacctgaaggagatgaacagtGAGGAtgtctctcctgacagaagcatcaacatcttccactgtctgatggagatgaacgaccgctcagtacatcaggagatccaagagttcctgaagtcaaagaacagatcagagaaggAACTCTCTGAgatccactgctcagctctggcctacatgctgcagatgtcagaagaggttctggatgagttggacctgaagaagtacaacacatcagaCGAGGGACGacggagactgatcccagctgtgaggaactgcagaaaggctga actttctgaCTGTaaactctcagagactcactgtgaagttttggtctcagctctgaagtccaaccctcatctgacacatctggacctgagtaagaacaaactgtctgattcagcagtgaagcgtctgtctgctggactggagagtccagactgtagactgaagactctgat attggagcactgcagtttgtcagagaccagctgtgatgatctggtctcagctctgaagtccaacccctcccatctgagggAGCTGGATCTGAGTGGAAACAACCTGTATGATTCAGGTGTGAAGGTTCTGTCTGCtcgactggagagtccaaactgtagactggagactctgag attgtgggactgcagtttgtcagagaccagctgtgcttctctggtctcagctctgaagtccaacccctcccatctgagagatctggatCTGAGTGAAAACAACCTGTCTGATTCAGGTGTGAAggttctgtctgctggactggagagtcctaactgtagactggagactctgag gttGTTtcgctgcagtttgtcagagatcagctgtgctccTCTGGCTTCAGttctgaagtccaactcctcccatctgagagagctggatctgggTAAAAATAACCTgaaggattcagcagtgaagcatCTGTCttctggactggagagtccaaactgtaaactggagactctgag attgataTCCTGCaatttgtcagagatcagctgtgattatctgacctcagctctgaagtccaactcctcccatctcagagagctggatctgagtggAAACAACCTGAAGGAATCAGACGTGAAGCAGCTGATTGATCTTCaggagagtccagactgcagactggagactctgag atgGGAGGAttga